A genomic stretch from Candidatus Vicinibacter proximus includes:
- a CDS encoding sigma-54-dependent Fis family transcriptional regulator, producing the protein MNKVLIIDDEDKLRTLLARIIGLEGFLVTEAPDCKSANKKLEAADFDVVLCDVRLPDGNGVEFVKSVKSRFPLTEVILLTAHGNINDGVQAIKNGAFDYITKGDDNNKIIPLLFRAMEKVELAKRVKHLEKQLGDKHSFNNIVGTSKAIQKSIELARKVTETDTTVLLTGETGTGKEIFAQAIHQESKRKQKSFVAINCSAFSKDLLDSEMFGHKAGSFTGAHNDQKGLFEEANNGTIFLDEIGEMPLDLQVKLLRVIETGEFLKIGESKPTKVNVRIIAATNRDLQNEINAGHFRQDLFYRISVFQIHLPALRERISDIELLANYFLKIYSTRNNKKINHISNDFLESLKHHPWNGNIRELKNIIERSVILTSGDTLDLDSLPQEFHQITLHSKQSQLSAFDLASAEKIHIQKVLNYTNGNKTRAAELLNIALTTLYRKIEEYKIS; encoded by the coding sequence TTGAATAAAGTATTGATCATTGACGATGAAGACAAGCTTAGAACCTTGTTGGCTAGGATAATTGGTCTGGAAGGTTTTTTGGTTACTGAGGCTCCTGATTGTAAGTCCGCAAATAAAAAATTGGAGGCAGCGGATTTTGATGTAGTGTTATGCGATGTGAGATTGCCGGATGGAAATGGTGTGGAGTTTGTCAAAAGTGTAAAAAGCAGATTTCCGCTAACTGAGGTAATACTGTTGACCGCTCATGGTAATATAAATGATGGGGTACAGGCGATTAAAAATGGCGCATTTGACTACATTACTAAGGGAGACGACAATAATAAAATAATACCCTTGCTTTTCAGGGCAATGGAAAAGGTGGAATTGGCTAAAAGAGTAAAGCATTTAGAGAAGCAATTGGGTGATAAGCACAGCTTTAATAACATTGTAGGCACATCCAAAGCCATCCAAAAATCTATTGAGCTCGCTAGAAAAGTGACGGAGACGGATACAACAGTTTTGCTTACTGGGGAAACCGGCACAGGAAAAGAAATTTTTGCACAGGCTATTCATCAGGAGAGCAAGCGAAAGCAAAAAAGTTTTGTGGCCATAAATTGTTCTGCATTTAGCAAAGATTTATTGGACAGTGAAATGTTTGGGCATAAGGCCGGTTCATTTACAGGGGCACACAATGATCAAAAAGGGCTGTTTGAAGAGGCCAACAATGGGACTATTTTTTTAGATGAAATCGGTGAAATGCCCTTGGATCTTCAAGTCAAATTACTACGGGTGATTGAAACCGGAGAATTTTTGAAAATTGGCGAAAGCAAGCCAACCAAAGTAAATGTTCGAATTATAGCAGCGACGAATCGTGATTTACAGAATGAGATAAATGCAGGGCATTTCAGGCAGGATTTATTTTATCGAATCTCTGTATTTCAGATTCATTTGCCTGCCCTTCGGGAGAGAATTTCAGATATTGAACTTTTAGCAAATTACTTTCTCAAGATATATTCAACCAGAAACAATAAAAAAATTAATCACATTTCAAATGATTTTTTAGAATCTTTAAAGCATCATCCTTGGAATGGCAACATTAGAGAACTTAAAAATATTATAGAAAGAAGTGTAATATTAACCAGTGGAGATACTCTTGATCTGGACTCACTTCCACAAGAATTTCATCAAATTACATTGCACAGTAAGCAAAGTCAACTTTCTGCTTTCGATCTGGCGAGTGCGGAAAAAATACATATACAGAAAGTACTAAACTATACTAACGGTAACAAAACCAGAGCAGCTGAGTTACTTAATATTGCTCTAACCACCTTGTACAGGAAAATTGAAGAGTATAAAATTAGTTAA
- a CDS encoding gliding motility-associated C-terminal domain-containing protein encodes MKYLILMIVFLVFITGNPFDMKAVYGHGSEGYRTNFLRSKVACDLKISKVVVGDCEYGMHTGNRSKVLVAVFLEWTEPIVGSKIQVSLKGQTKLYNPFMKGCPPYVQFILDPDGGSYVVDAEFTSGSCKATGMNVLLPSKCDPPGCSGTQTIGGKVYSDYNNNGIQDISESGRQGIEVRLFNDNKQLVATTTTRTEGKWSVGGIPSGTKLRVEFQVPTGLFDAIPGPDNHTRTQISTVGNCNVSLGVFNVFDLVDENPWIVTSRFTKGNSLDTTSPAFIEPAIIANRYNTTEGGPRIGPNGNYHPASAGEIGAVWGLAYQKQTGLLYSSAFLKRQSAVGPAGLGAIYYSDLNGFLPNPPFSPGYKYYGNSKLLLNLDDFGIETGDEKLMVRNLPLSPNQATHDSIAFDLVGKWGMGDLDINDTGDTLYAVNLYNRSLIVIAIGNPLKLPITLDRVKEIPIPDPGCSTAGDWRPWGLKYKYGKLHVGGVCSAESTQKRDDLKAIVYTFESGAFTEIVSFDLNYIKGSLYDVHCNYFRPWTFDFYGAHLNGEVVCGPVPILSDIEFDSDGNMILALGDRYGYQTGGRDYGTKSNDNFRYLTFAGGDVLRLFQLKGNYLLEQNATSGFYTTLGANNGQGICDGEFYYQDGFSGHQEGALGALAVHPSYNTVLSTLMDPSSVWSNGWSQLDNSNGTKKVNYNIFSGENGTFGKSSGLGDIELLIGSSQTKGIGVSIGNYIWSDADQDGIQDPGEKPLEKIPVQLYDSAGQFIKGTLTDANGLYIFQDLEPTTEYFLQIGADSDYVKNVLVIDSVQYVATTFRSRINFGNSENDSDASKNLPLPSYFNGKIVLNYKTGKEGENDFSLDFGLHSCYPWSVQKVTISLCPADSLFLGGVWFSKEKTFDTVVIHGNLTDVCDSILEVNVEILPLTNFTFNTMICKGDSITIGNTNFNEVNHSGTVILKGANQFGCDSVIEVYVGFHPIPMSVFDTTICSGAKINLGGITFDNSNPKGLMKLLGVSQYGCDSLVTVNLDFYQTPSSILDTTICKGEKITVGNKVFNEANSNGKVIFSSAGQNGCDSSVVVNVSFYPLPIGELDTIICFGESMKIGNTIFNEANQSGTVIFPGASQYGCDSATLIDLRFYPVPEGNLDTTVCAGQSVSIGNTVFNDSKRNGKIIINNSSINGCDSIVSVNLKFYPIPVSRIDTAVCPGEKIIIAGKSFDEQVGSGFVQLPGASSRGCDSVVEVNLKIRSGYLNTEVVENCKEYIWPVNGKTYRKSEEITLDYKTKYGCDSVYQLKLTILPDYTFYDTLCVFEKYFWPATNEFYEESGSYISSLRSSQGCDSLHFLYLLIRRNDDVWVPNVFSPNGDGVNDKLSVFSSPEVKKIDNFMIFDRWGEMVYSLRNFLPNDPQLGWDGNFRGRESSPAVYVYLVEWRDKANESHKISGDATLVR; translated from the coding sequence ATGAAATATTTGATCTTGATGATTGTATTTCTTGTTTTCATAACAGGAAATCCTTTTGATATGAAGGCGGTGTATGGTCATGGTTCTGAAGGATACAGAACAAATTTTCTGCGATCTAAAGTTGCGTGCGATTTGAAAATTAGTAAAGTTGTTGTAGGAGATTGCGAATATGGAATGCATACAGGAAATCGTTCAAAAGTTTTGGTGGCAGTTTTTCTTGAGTGGACAGAACCAATAGTGGGTTCAAAAATTCAAGTTAGTTTAAAAGGTCAGACAAAATTGTACAATCCTTTCATGAAAGGTTGCCCTCCTTATGTGCAGTTTATTTTGGATCCTGATGGAGGGAGTTATGTTGTGGATGCTGAGTTCACCTCTGGAAGTTGTAAAGCCACAGGAATGAATGTTTTGCTTCCTTCCAAGTGTGATCCTCCTGGCTGCTCAGGGACACAAACCATCGGAGGAAAAGTTTATTCAGATTATAACAACAATGGCATTCAGGATATTTCAGAAAGCGGCAGGCAGGGAATAGAGGTAAGATTATTTAATGACAACAAACAACTGGTTGCAACAACGACTACGCGTACAGAAGGAAAATGGTCTGTAGGTGGAATTCCTTCGGGTACAAAACTAAGGGTGGAGTTCCAGGTACCAACAGGACTATTTGATGCAATTCCGGGACCAGACAACCATACACGGACACAGATATCCACTGTAGGTAATTGTAATGTTAGTCTGGGTGTTTTTAATGTGTTTGATTTGGTAGATGAAAATCCATGGATTGTTACTTCCCGATTTACAAAAGGCAATTCTTTGGATACTACCAGCCCTGCATTTATTGAGCCGGCCATCATAGCAAACAGATACAATACTACTGAAGGAGGACCTCGCATAGGTCCAAATGGCAATTATCATCCGGCAAGTGCAGGTGAGATAGGTGCAGTATGGGGACTTGCCTATCAAAAACAAACAGGTTTATTGTATTCCAGTGCATTTCTTAAAAGACAGTCTGCTGTAGGACCTGCGGGATTGGGGGCTATTTATTATTCGGATTTAAACGGTTTTTTGCCGAACCCACCATTTAGCCCCGGATATAAATATTATGGGAACAGCAAATTATTGCTTAACCTCGATGATTTTGGCATAGAAACCGGGGATGAGAAATTAATGGTACGTAATCTGCCGTTAAGTCCGAATCAGGCAACTCATGATTCCATTGCATTTGATCTTGTTGGTAAATGGGGCATGGGAGATCTCGACATAAATGACACAGGCGATACGCTCTATGCTGTGAATTTGTATAACAGATCCTTAATTGTTATTGCCATAGGTAATCCATTAAAACTTCCCATTACTTTGGACAGAGTCAAAGAAATTCCAATTCCGGATCCGGGATGTTCCACCGCAGGAGACTGGCGTCCATGGGGATTGAAATACAAGTATGGAAAATTGCATGTAGGCGGAGTGTGTTCTGCTGAATCCACACAAAAGCGGGATGATCTTAAGGCAATTGTTTACACCTTTGAAAGTGGAGCGTTTACAGAAATTGTTTCATTTGATTTGAATTACATAAAAGGGAGTTTATATGATGTGCATTGTAATTATTTCAGACCCTGGACCTTTGACTTTTATGGTGCACATTTGAATGGCGAGGTAGTATGTGGTCCTGTACCAATATTGTCTGATATTGAATTTGATTCAGATGGTAATATGATTTTAGCTTTAGGTGATCGCTATGGTTATCAAACAGGAGGAAGAGATTACGGGACAAAGTCAAATGATAATTTTCGATATTTAACTTTTGCCGGAGGAGATGTTTTAAGACTTTTTCAACTGAAAGGAAATTATTTATTGGAGCAAAATGCAACCTCAGGATTTTATACCACTCTTGGGGCCAACAATGGCCAGGGAATTTGTGATGGAGAATTTTATTATCAGGATGGATTTTCCGGACATCAGGAAGGTGCCTTAGGGGCCCTAGCAGTGCATCCAAGTTACAACACTGTTTTGTCTACACTTATGGATCCAAGTAGCGTGTGGTCTAATGGTTGGAGTCAACTGGATAATTCCAACGGTACTAAAAAAGTGAACTATAATATTTTTTCCGGAGAGAATGGAACATTTGGAAAGTCATCCGGATTGGGAGATATTGAATTACTCATCGGTTCTTCTCAAACCAAAGGCATTGGCGTTTCGATTGGAAATTACATTTGGAGTGATGCAGATCAGGATGGGATCCAGGATCCTGGTGAAAAACCATTGGAAAAAATCCCAGTGCAACTATATGATTCTGCCGGTCAGTTCATTAAAGGTACACTTACGGACGCTAACGGACTATACATCTTCCAAGACCTTGAGCCAACGACAGAATATTTTCTGCAGATTGGTGCAGACTCCGATTATGTCAAAAATGTATTGGTAATTGACAGCGTGCAATATGTTGCAACCACATTCAGGTCAAGAATTAATTTTGGAAATTCAGAAAATGATTCTGATGCATCCAAAAACTTACCACTTCCCAGTTATTTTAATGGCAAGATCGTACTGAATTATAAAACCGGAAAGGAAGGAGAAAATGATTTTTCTCTGGATTTTGGTTTACATTCCTGTTATCCATGGTCTGTGCAAAAAGTGACAATAAGTTTATGTCCAGCAGATTCACTTTTTTTGGGAGGTGTTTGGTTCTCTAAAGAAAAAACATTTGACACAGTAGTCATTCATGGAAATTTGACGGATGTTTGTGATTCTATTCTTGAAGTTAATGTAGAAATACTTCCCCTAACAAATTTCACTTTTAACACCATGATTTGTAAAGGAGATTCAATTACAATTGGCAACACCAATTTTAATGAAGTCAATCATAGTGGGACAGTGATATTGAAAGGAGCAAATCAATTTGGTTGCGATTCAGTTATAGAGGTTTATGTTGGATTTCATCCAATTCCAATGTCAGTTTTTGATACAACCATTTGTTCCGGGGCGAAAATTAACCTTGGTGGCATTACATTTGACAATAGCAATCCCAAAGGACTAATGAAGCTTCTGGGAGTAAGTCAATATGGTTGTGATTCTTTGGTCACGGTTAATTTGGATTTTTACCAAACGCCCTCTTCAATTTTGGATACTACAATTTGTAAAGGTGAAAAAATAACGGTAGGCAATAAAGTATTTAATGAAGCAAATAGCAATGGTAAAGTTATCTTTTCATCTGCCGGTCAGAACGGATGCGATTCTTCTGTTGTCGTAAATGTTTCCTTCTACCCATTGCCAATTGGTGAATTGGATACAATTATATGTTTTGGTGAAAGTATGAAAATTGGAAACACTATTTTCAATGAAGCAAATCAAAGCGGAACGGTGATTTTTCCAGGTGCAAGTCAATATGGTTGTGATTCTGCAACTTTAATAGATCTTAGATTTTATCCCGTTCCTGAAGGGAATTTAGATACTACTGTTTGTGCAGGACAAAGTGTTTCCATCGGGAATACGGTATTTAATGATTCAAAGAGAAACGGTAAGATTATTATTAATAATTCCAGTATTAATGGATGTGATTCCATTGTATCTGTTAATTTGAAATTTTATCCGATACCTGTTTCAAGAATAGATACAGCAGTTTGTCCAGGGGAGAAAATAATCATTGCAGGTAAATCATTTGATGAGCAAGTAGGTTCAGGATTTGTACAATTACCCGGTGCAAGCAGCAGAGGTTGTGATTCTGTAGTTGAAGTAAATCTTAAGATTCGATCAGGGTATTTAAACACTGAAGTGGTAGAAAATTGCAAGGAATATATCTGGCCGGTAAATGGTAAAACTTATAGAAAAAGTGAAGAAATCACCTTAGACTATAAAACCAAATATGGATGTGATTCTGTATACCAATTGAAATTGACCATTTTGCCGGATTACACTTTTTATGACACGCTGTGTGTGTTTGAGAAATATTTTTGGCCTGCAACAAATGAGTTTTATGAAGAAAGTGGATCCTATATATCTAGTTTAAGATCTTCTCAAGGCTGCGATTCACTCCATTTTCTCTATTTGCTGATTCGTAGGAACGATGATGTTTGGGTTCCTAATGTGTTTTCTCCCAATGGGGATGGTGTGAATGACAAGCTATCGGTATTTTCCAGTCCTGAAGTAAAGAAGATAGACAATTTCATGATTTTTGACAGATGGGGGGAAATGGTTTATAGTCTAAGAAATTTTCTTCCAAATGATCCTCAACTTGGGTGGGATGGAAATTTTAGAGGTCGTGAGTCCAGTCCTGCTGTATATGTTTATTTGGTTGAATGGCGTGACAAAGCAAATGAAAGTCATAAAATTTCTGGAGATGCAACATTGGTGCGCTAA
- a CDS encoding gliding motility-associated C-terminal domain-containing protein — translation MLNYKEISELVFASQAQIGKTTGCNILCNTDFEDDILVGLGNFGFFHEDRVTCWGTTATDRQIEIWGSGFGGVPAYSGNQFAELNANMVSTLYQEFDASPGSSVTISFAHRGRAGIDALQVEIGPLGGPYVNLGEFSAGTDSWVYNTVNYAFPKTIQSKYTLRFKSVRAAGGATVGNFLDAISITLSKPITDFSLVHPVCPQDSAGSIAVHIKGGLPPYTFNWLPPINSTDSIVSGLLAGVYKVEIRDFYGCGEDVTFDLTSKYGMDSTGIRKQVCSSFFWPVTGNSYDSSGRYPAHFTNVHGCDSVIILDLEVLPSYKHEYKTSACGSYLWQMNGINYTKSGVYTFSKPIPNGCDSVFILDLQILPIFYRTEIKSVCDYYVWPVNEKEYRFSGVYYDSLQTSSGCDSIIQLDLVVSNSFQKFEKEVHCEFYTWKVNQVTYTESGIYTTTFKTTSGCDSIYTLDLTIHPKVNTIESHKSCNSYTWPLNGITYFKTGTYSYTLSSSNGCDSVILLELEIYPNYQKVDTVKVCEEYFWPANGKSYSASGLYHVDYNNQFGCDSNFTLYLTILKSNFQKQIVTSCKSFNWTVTGLNYQKSGVYEAKFINKDGCDSTILLDLTIYPEYFLEENVRVCDAYFWPVNGREYTYSGVYKSNYLTKQGCDSIYILNLSVDKSFIIYDTIQAIESYTWPVNREVYKESGTYNLNFQTKEGCDSMHILILEIKLRGEIFVPNVFSPNGDGVNDHFTIYSSPEIRIIDRLRLYNRWGELMFDRLKFEPNVGHNGWDGYFKEQPVIPGVFVYVVEWTDLKGDRHAKSGDATLVR, via the coding sequence GTGTTAAATTACAAAGAAATTTCTGAGCTGGTTTTTGCAAGCCAAGCCCAAATAGGTAAAACCACTGGGTGCAACATTTTATGCAATACAGATTTCGAAGATGATATATTGGTTGGCTTAGGTAATTTTGGTTTTTTTCATGAGGACAGAGTTACTTGTTGGGGTACTACAGCAACGGACCGACAGATAGAAATATGGGGTAGTGGATTTGGTGGCGTGCCGGCATATTCCGGTAACCAATTTGCAGAATTGAATGCAAACATGGTATCCACTCTTTATCAGGAATTCGATGCTTCGCCAGGGAGTTCTGTAACGATTTCATTCGCTCACCGGGGAAGAGCAGGGATAGACGCATTGCAAGTTGAAATAGGCCCCTTGGGGGGTCCATATGTTAATTTAGGTGAATTTTCTGCAGGAACAGATTCGTGGGTTTATAACACTGTGAATTACGCCTTTCCAAAAACTATTCAAAGCAAATACACCCTAAGATTTAAGTCCGTAAGGGCAGCGGGTGGAGCTACAGTTGGTAATTTTCTGGATGCTATTTCGATTACACTTTCAAAGCCAATAACTGACTTTAGCCTGGTCCATCCGGTATGTCCCCAAGACAGTGCCGGCTCTATTGCAGTTCATATTAAAGGTGGATTGCCACCGTATACGTTCAACTGGTTGCCGCCGATAAATTCAACTGATTCTATAGTATCCGGCTTACTTGCAGGAGTTTACAAAGTAGAAATCAGAGATTTTTATGGGTGTGGAGAAGATGTCACTTTTGATTTAACATCCAAGTACGGAATGGATTCCACTGGGATAAGGAAGCAAGTTTGTAGTTCTTTCTTCTGGCCGGTCACCGGAAATTCTTATGATTCAAGTGGAAGATATCCTGCGCATTTTACCAATGTGCATGGATGTGATTCAGTAATTATTTTGGATCTTGAAGTACTGCCTTCCTATAAACACGAATACAAAACCTCAGCATGTGGTTCTTATTTGTGGCAAATGAATGGAATTAATTATACAAAAAGCGGAGTTTATACTTTTTCGAAACCAATTCCGAATGGTTGCGATTCTGTTTTCATACTTGATCTTCAAATATTGCCAATTTTTTACCGAACAGAAATCAAGAGTGTATGCGATTATTATGTATGGCCGGTGAACGAGAAGGAATATAGATTTAGTGGTGTGTATTATGATTCCTTGCAGACCTCTTCAGGCTGTGATTCCATTATTCAGTTAGATCTAGTGGTGTCCAATAGTTTTCAAAAATTTGAGAAAGAAGTACATTGTGAATTTTATACATGGAAGGTCAATCAAGTTACCTATACGGAAAGTGGAATTTATACAACCACTTTTAAAACCACTTCCGGTTGTGATTCAATATATACACTTGACTTAACGATACACCCAAAAGTGAATACTATTGAATCCCACAAATCATGCAATTCATATACCTGGCCGTTAAATGGAATTACTTATTTCAAAACTGGTACATATTCCTATACTTTAAGTAGCTCCAATGGTTGTGATTCTGTGATCCTTCTTGAGTTGGAAATTTATCCAAATTATCAGAAGGTAGATACTGTAAAAGTTTGTGAAGAATATTTTTGGCCTGCTAATGGAAAAAGTTATTCTGCAAGTGGATTATATCATGTGGATTATAATAATCAGTTTGGATGTGATTCAAATTTTACACTTTACCTCACCATTCTTAAAAGCAATTTTCAAAAACAAATTGTAACATCTTGTAAATCTTTTAACTGGACTGTGACCGGATTGAACTATCAAAAGAGTGGTGTTTATGAAGCAAAATTCATAAATAAAGATGGTTGTGACTCCACCATATTATTGGACTTAACCATTTATCCGGAATATTTTCTGGAAGAAAATGTGAGGGTATGCGATGCATATTTCTGGCCTGTGAATGGAAGAGAATATACGTATAGTGGCGTATATAAATCAAACTACCTTACTAAACAAGGATGTGATTCCATTTATATTTTGAATTTATCCGTGGATAAATCCTTTATCATTTATGATACCATACAAGCGATAGAAAGCTACACCTGGCCTGTAAATAGAGAAGTTTATAAAGAGTCCGGAACATACAATTTAAATTTTCAAACCAAAGAAGGATGTGATTCCATGCATATACTAATCCTTGAAATTAAATTAAGGGGAGAAATTTTTGTCCCCAATGTTTTTTCGCCAAATGGAGATGGAGTAAATGATCACTTTACAATTTATTCAAGTCCGGAAATTAGAATTATTGATAGATTGCGATTATATAACAGGTGGGGTGAATTGATGTTTGATCGATTGAAATTTGAACCTAATGTAGGCCATAATGGTTGGGATGGATATTTCAAAGAGCAGCCGGTAATACCCGGTGTTTTTGTTTATGTTGTGGAGTGGACAGACCTTAAGGGCGATCGACATGCAAAATCAGGTGATGCAACTTTAGTCAGATAA